One Brevibacillus choshinensis genomic window carries:
- a CDS encoding transporter substrate-binding domain-containing protein: MKKFTKTIVASTLAATLLMTGTGAFAATSSAASVPTVAAEAAKKQENKKFESRLDAIIARGYILVGTTGDYKPFTYLNPKTNEYEGYDIDAMKDFAKSLGVEARFVQTSWPTMMDDFLADKFDIAVGGVTRNTDRQKTAHMGDPYIQFGKAPLIRAEDKDKYKSIEDINKPSVRIGVNPGGTNEKFVREHLTNATVTVVQNNLDIPGLVANGTYDVMITDTIEAMVYEKADSRLYAALTDDPFTKSEKAYMIPRGDFIFASYLDVWMDEMKLQGKFDELFHKWIK, translated from the coding sequence ATGAAGAAATTTACAAAAACAATCGTGGCGAGCACACTCGCTGCTACCCTGCTGATGACAGGAACAGGAGCTTTTGCCGCAACCAGCTCGGCTGCATCGGTACCGACAGTGGCCGCGGAAGCTGCTAAAAAACAGGAAAACAAAAAGTTTGAGTCACGCCTGGATGCCATCATCGCGAGAGGGTATATTCTCGTGGGAACAACTGGTGACTACAAGCCGTTCACATATCTGAATCCGAAAACAAACGAATACGAAGGCTACGATATCGATGCGATGAAGGATTTTGCAAAGAGCCTGGGTGTGGAAGCGAGATTTGTTCAAACCTCATGGCCTACCATGATGGACGATTTCTTGGCGGACAAGTTTGATATTGCCGTCGGTGGCGTTACTCGCAATACAGACCGCCAAAAGACTGCCCACATGGGTGATCCTTACATCCAATTCGGAAAAGCGCCGTTGATTCGCGCAGAGGATAAGGACAAGTACAAAAGCATCGAGGACATCAACAAGCCATCCGTTCGTATCGGAGTAAATCCAGGAGGCACGAACGAGAAGTTCGTACGTGAGCATCTGACGAACGCGACGGTTACCGTTGTCCAAAACAACCTCGACATCCCAGGGCTCGTGGCAAATGGTACATACGACGTGATGATTACCGATACCATCGAAGCCATGGTTTACGAGAAGGCTGATTCTCGTCTGTATGCTGCGTTGACAGACGATCCATTCACGAAAAGCGAAAAAGCATATATGATTCCACGTGGTGACTTCATTTTCGCCAGCTACCTGGACGTTTGGATGGACGAAATGAAGCTGCAAGGTAAATTTGATGAGCTGTTCCACAAATGGATTAAATAA
- a CDS encoding TRAP transporter substrate-binding protein has product MLRKKWSFLLSGIMSASLLLTACGGGGGQSAAPSGQNGGGQAAKTEAPKSDGQTYVFKAGHSLTEDHPYNLALKKMAEDVEKRSNGKVKIEVYPLSQLGAERELTEALTFGTADMSITSTAPVTNFYSKLGVLDLPFLFESREQAYKVLDGKVGQDILKDLSSANLVGLAWAENGFRHITNGTKDIKTPADVQGMKIRTQENPIHLAAFEALGAKPTPMAWTEALTALQQGVVDAQENPAIVAQTYKLYDSKQTHMSLTGHVYSAALILFSKPVWDKLPADVQQLISEEAQKAGQYERELMIKMEQEAINDIKSKGVVITEDVDKAAFRDAMKPVYDKFSGQFGKELVDEIMNTK; this is encoded by the coding sequence ATGTTGCGAAAAAAATGGAGCTTCCTTTTATCAGGAATCATGTCCGCTTCTTTATTGCTGACAGCATGTGGGGGAGGCGGCGGGCAATCCGCTGCGCCTTCCGGACAAAATGGCGGCGGACAAGCTGCAAAGACGGAAGCACCCAAGAGTGATGGACAAACCTATGTATTCAAAGCGGGACACTCGCTGACGGAGGACCACCCGTACAATCTGGCGCTGAAAAAGATGGCAGAGGATGTGGAGAAGCGTTCCAACGGGAAAGTGAAAATCGAAGTATATCCATTGAGCCAGCTCGGTGCTGAACGCGAACTGACGGAAGCGCTTACGTTTGGCACGGCAGATATGTCGATTACTTCTACGGCACCGGTAACCAACTTCTATTCAAAATTGGGTGTGCTCGACCTGCCATTTTTGTTTGAGAGCCGTGAGCAAGCATACAAGGTCTTGGACGGAAAAGTGGGCCAAGACATCTTGAAAGACTTGAGCAGTGCAAACCTCGTTGGCCTGGCTTGGGCTGAAAATGGTTTCCGCCACATTACAAATGGAACGAAAGACATCAAGACACCTGCTGATGTTCAGGGCATGAAGATTCGTACACAAGAAAATCCGATCCACTTGGCTGCTTTTGAAGCATTGGGCGCAAAACCAACCCCGATGGCATGGACAGAAGCACTGACTGCCTTGCAGCAAGGCGTAGTAGACGCTCAGGAGAACCCTGCAATCGTAGCCCAAACTTACAAGCTGTACGATTCCAAACAAACACACATGTCTCTGACTGGTCACGTATACTCTGCGGCTCTGATCTTGTTCAGCAAGCCTGTATGGGACAAGCTCCCTGCTGATGTGCAGCAGCTGATCTCCGAAGAAGCGCAAAAAGCGGGTCAGTACGAGCGTGAACTGATGATCAAAATGGAGCAGGAAGCGATTAACGATATCAAGTCGAAGGGCGTAGTGATCACCGAAGACGTGGACAAAGCAGCGTTCCGCGATGCGATGAAGCCTGTATACGACAAATTCTCCGGTCAGTTTGGCAAAGAGCTGGTTGATGAGATCATGAATACGAAATAA
- a CDS encoding SDR family oxidoreductase: protein MNGQLLAGKTAIVTGAGSGMGKAIATLFAEQGAKVVLADLNKAAAEQAAKELPEGTALPVQTDVADDESVAALVKETVSAFGSIDVLVNCAGVPQAFTPIEELSLEQWDRTMAVNTKSIFLTTRHAVPHMKANSKGSIINIASIAGIRARPGLNAYCASKGAAIMLSKALAIELAPYKIRVNVINPGPAETPMLGKFINGDEAEVEAGKKDIFISSVPLGTLIQPEDIAQAALYLASDLSKIVTGEVMNVDGGRGI, encoded by the coding sequence ATGAACGGACAGCTTTTGGCAGGAAAAACCGCAATTGTAACGGGTGCAGGATCAGGTATGGGGAAAGCCATCGCTACCCTTTTTGCCGAGCAGGGGGCCAAGGTCGTTCTGGCAGATTTGAACAAGGCGGCAGCTGAGCAGGCAGCAAAGGAATTGCCGGAGGGTACGGCACTTCCCGTTCAGACGGATGTGGCCGACGACGAGAGCGTGGCTGCCCTCGTCAAAGAGACCGTCTCTGCTTTCGGCTCGATTGATGTACTCGTCAACTGCGCAGGGGTACCGCAAGCATTCACGCCCATCGAGGAGCTGAGCCTCGAACAGTGGGACAGAACCATGGCTGTTAACACCAAATCCATTTTCTTGACGACGCGCCATGCTGTTCCTCACATGAAGGCCAATAGCAAAGGCAGCATTATCAACATCGCATCGATCGCCGGAATTCGCGCGCGTCCAGGACTGAATGCGTACTGCGCTTCCAAAGGGGCTGCAATCATGCTGAGCAAGGCGCTTGCGATCGAGCTGGCACCTTACAAGATCCGCGTGAATGTCATCAATCCGGGGCCGGCTGAGACACCGATGCTCGGCAAGTTCATCAACGGGGATGAAGCAGAGGTCGAAGCGGGCAAGAAGGATATTTTCATCAGCAGCGTTCCGTTGGGCACGTTGATCCAACCGGAGGATATTGCGCAGGCCGCTCTGTATTTGGCTTCTGACCTTTCCAAAATCGTGACGGGCGAAGTAATGAACGTAGATGGCGGAAGAGGGATCTAG
- a CDS encoding DEAD/DEAH box helicase, with product MSTFYDFGLHHSIVRALSNMGFEEATAIQDQTVPIALQGRDLIGQAQTGTGKTAAFGIPLVERLDEENGNIQGVVLTPTRELAVQVAEEINKIAQFKKITALPIYGGQDITRQIKALKKHPQIIVATPGRFMDHMRRRTIRLDAIEIVVLDEADEMLNMGFIDDIKEILQEVPDNRQTLLFSATMPRAIQEIAQQFMTDPALISVKPKEVTVPNIEQQYMEVAEKQKFDVLCRLLDIHSPELAIIFGRTKRRVDELSEALTKRGYGAEGIHGDLNQAKRDSVLRKFKEGTIEVLVATDVAARGLDISGVTHVFNFDIPQDSESYVHRIGRTGRAGKTGLAITFVTSREIDHLRLIERATNRRMERRSVPSMAEAMEGQQRMAVEKILEAAGRENLQTYKTLAEQLLEDVDSVTLVSAALKLLTKEPDMTPVRLTEEAPLRVSKKKFPPKGKGTSGGYGAKRPQRPRTGESRPRTGEFRPRSGESRPRTGDSRPRGERQR from the coding sequence TTGAGTACTTTTTATGATTTCGGGTTACACCACTCTATTGTTAGAGCGTTGAGCAATATGGGCTTTGAAGAAGCTACGGCTATTCAAGACCAAACTGTTCCGATTGCGTTGCAAGGACGGGATTTGATCGGGCAGGCTCAAACAGGTACCGGTAAAACTGCTGCGTTTGGTATTCCGTTGGTCGAAAGATTGGACGAAGAGAATGGCAACATTCAAGGTGTCGTTTTGACTCCAACCCGCGAGCTGGCTGTACAGGTAGCGGAAGAGATCAACAAGATCGCCCAATTTAAAAAAATCACGGCATTGCCGATCTATGGCGGACAAGATATTACCCGTCAGATCAAAGCGTTGAAAAAACACCCGCAAATCATCGTGGCTACGCCAGGCCGTTTCATGGACCACATGAGAAGAAGAACCATTCGTCTGGATGCCATTGAGATCGTCGTATTGGACGAAGCGGATGAAATGCTGAACATGGGCTTTATCGATGACATCAAAGAAATTTTGCAGGAAGTACCGGACAATCGCCAAACCTTGCTGTTCTCGGCGACAATGCCGCGTGCGATCCAAGAAATCGCGCAGCAGTTCATGACGGATCCAGCGCTGATTTCCGTGAAACCAAAAGAAGTAACCGTTCCAAACATCGAACAGCAATATATGGAAGTGGCTGAAAAGCAAAAGTTTGATGTGCTTTGCCGTCTGCTGGATATCCATTCGCCTGAGTTGGCTATCATTTTTGGCAGAACCAAGCGCAGAGTAGACGAACTGTCCGAAGCGTTGACCAAACGCGGCTACGGGGCCGAAGGGATTCACGGCGACCTGAACCAAGCGAAGCGCGACAGTGTACTGCGCAAGTTTAAAGAAGGTACAATCGAAGTGCTGGTAGCGACCGACGTTGCGGCACGCGGATTGGATATCAGCGGTGTTACGCATGTATTCAACTTTGATATTCCACAAGACTCCGAGAGCTACGTTCACCGTATCGGCAGAACAGGTCGCGCAGGGAAAACAGGTCTGGCGATCACATTCGTCACCTCTCGTGAGATTGACCATCTGCGTCTGATCGAGCGCGCTACAAACCGCCGCATGGAACGCCGTTCTGTACCATCCATGGCAGAAGCGATGGAAGGACAGCAGCGCATGGCCGTGGAGAAAATTTTGGAAGCGGCAGGAAGAGAAAATCTGCAAACATACAAGACGCTGGCTGAACAGCTGCTGGAGGATGTGGACTCTGTCACGCTGGTATCCGCTGCTCTGAAGCTGCTGACAAAAGAACCGGATATGACGCCGGTTCGCCTGACAGAAGAAGCGCCGCTGCGCGTCAGCAAAAAGAAATTCCCGCCGAAGGGAAAAGGCACTTCCGGCGGTTATGGTGCAAAGAGACCTCAGCGCCCGCGCACGGGTGAATCTCGTCCACGTACGGGTGAATTCCGTCCACGTTCCGGAGAATCCCGCCCGCGCACAGGAGATTCTCGTCCACGCGGAGAGAGACAGCGCTAA
- a CDS encoding TRAP transporter large permease, whose product MGTVLFLTLLVLLIINVPIAVALGLSVVVAFMVEGNIPLLVVIQKMFNGTDSFPLMAVPFFLLAGKLMETGGISARLIRFANTLVGTLPGGLAIVAVMGCTFFAAISGSSAATTAAVGGILIPHMVKKGYDIRFSAALHAAGGTIGVMIPPSVPMVLYGVAASTSINDLFIAGIGPGILVAISLILYSFWISKKNGWGGGEKHSLADIWQAFKDAILAILMPVIILGGIYGGIFTSTEAAVVAVVYGLVIGLFVYREIKWRDLGEIFAGSASMTAVIMLIIATANAFGFIMTRENIPQEIAQFMLGITDSAFITLLIINVLLLILGTFMETAVTIILMTPILLPITNALGIDPVLFGVIMVVNSAIGMLTPPVGLNLLVAGNIAKLSNSAIERAAIPFLILMIVDLMLITYVPEISLWLVEMSK is encoded by the coding sequence GTGGGTACCGTGCTTTTTCTGACACTCTTGGTTCTCCTGATCATCAATGTTCCGATAGCTGTCGCATTAGGGCTCTCGGTAGTCGTTGCCTTTATGGTAGAGGGAAACATTCCTCTTTTGGTCGTCATTCAAAAAATGTTCAACGGGACGGACTCTTTCCCTTTGATGGCAGTTCCGTTCTTCCTGCTCGCGGGTAAGCTCATGGAAACGGGCGGGATATCGGCAAGGCTGATTCGCTTTGCCAATACGCTTGTCGGAACTCTCCCTGGAGGATTGGCGATCGTGGCGGTAATGGGTTGTACATTTTTTGCTGCGATTTCCGGTTCATCTGCCGCGACCACTGCTGCCGTAGGGGGAATTCTCATCCCGCACATGGTCAAAAAGGGGTACGATATTCGCTTTTCTGCTGCTCTGCACGCAGCGGGTGGGACGATCGGCGTCATGATTCCGCCCAGCGTTCCGATGGTTTTGTATGGAGTAGCAGCCAGCACTTCCATCAACGATTTGTTCATTGCCGGGATTGGGCCTGGGATTCTGGTAGCGATCTCCCTTATTCTCTATTCATTCTGGATCAGCAAGAAAAATGGTTGGGGCGGTGGCGAAAAGCACTCCCTGGCGGACATTTGGCAAGCCTTTAAGGATGCCATCTTGGCCATTCTCATGCCTGTCATTATTTTAGGCGGTATTTACGGTGGTATTTTCACTTCTACAGAAGCAGCTGTTGTCGCTGTGGTATACGGCTTGGTGATTGGCCTTTTCGTCTACCGAGAAATCAAATGGAGAGACTTGGGTGAAATTTTTGCGGGCTCGGCAAGCATGACGGCTGTGATCATGCTCATCATCGCGACAGCCAATGCATTCGGGTTCATTATGACCAGGGAAAATATTCCTCAGGAAATTGCCCAATTCATGCTGGGGATTACCGATAGCGCATTTATCACTTTGCTCATCATCAACGTTTTGCTGCTGATCCTGGGCACGTTTATGGAGACGGCGGTCACGATTATCCTCATGACTCCGATTCTTTTGCCGATCACCAATGCGTTGGGAATCGACCCGGTGTTGTTCGGGGTGATCATGGTCGTCAACTCCGCGATTGGTATGCTGACGCCGCCGGTGGGACTCAATCTCTTGGTAGCCGGCAATATCGCCAAGCTGTCCAATTCCGCGATTGAGAGAGCAGCGATTCCATTCTTGATCCTCATGATCGTCGATTTGATGCTCATCACCTACGTACCGGAAATCAGCTTGTGGCTGGTGGAAATGAGTAAGTAA
- a CDS encoding cupin domain-containing protein, translating into MTLYLDYTSPSIQYFDDVNRNRLFTKDQQNYINVLSTQTLNSLDNVSLLDIFMSQSNVVEPHYHQNAAELVYCASGSANVSFINPFTNQVSTYRVTPGQVANVPQGWWHWEVATEDNTHLIAIFNAPIPEVILASDILRLTPSNIMAHTYCLNEAQWRDTISPIQMSTFIGPPVNCYQGQVQGLANQQPQVYGYQLPYQQAPVPPQSGFGQGSPFAPGTYPQQPQGTFPQQQQGMYPQQQQGMYPQQQQGIFPQHW; encoded by the coding sequence ATGACTCTGTACCTGGACTATACATCTCCTTCCATTCAATACTTTGATGATGTAAATAGAAACCGGTTGTTTACCAAAGACCAGCAAAACTACATCAATGTGCTGTCGACGCAGACCTTGAATTCACTGGACAATGTCTCCCTGCTTGATATCTTTATGAGCCAGAGCAATGTGGTGGAGCCTCATTATCATCAAAATGCTGCAGAGCTGGTGTACTGTGCTTCCGGTTCGGCGAACGTCTCATTCATTAATCCGTTTACGAATCAAGTCTCGACTTACCGCGTCACACCCGGTCAAGTAGCCAACGTCCCCCAAGGCTGGTGGCATTGGGAAGTAGCGACCGAAGACAACACCCATCTGATTGCTATTTTTAACGCACCGATACCAGAGGTTATTCTCGCATCGGATATCCTGCGCCTGACGCCGAGCAATATCATGGCTCACACATACTGCCTGAATGAGGCGCAGTGGAGGGACACGATTTCTCCTATTCAGATGTCGACTTTCATCGGGCCCCCTGTCAATTGCTACCAAGGCCAAGTCCAAGGTCTTGCAAACCAGCAGCCGCAGGTATACGGCTATCAGCTTCCCTATCAGCAAGCGCCAGTTCCGCCACAGTCCGGATTTGGGCAGGGATCGCCGTTTGCGCCGGGGACGTATCCACAGCAGCCGCAAGGGACGTTTCCACAACAGCAACAAGGGATGTATCCACAACAGCAGCAAGGGATGTACCCGCAACAGCAGCAAGGCATCTTTCCGCAGCATTGGTAA
- a CDS encoding TRAP transporter small permease — translation MSTLISKINSFTRFIVVALLAVMVVAVFLQVLFRFFLDQPLAWTEELARYLLIWITFLGSAYAMAIRAHIGTEYIQKFLSPLMNKIVLSLAAILSIFFFVVMVQQGYALAARSMTQTSPTLLVPMGYVYMVIPISGVLLIMNVLHVTWKDITGKE, via the coding sequence GTGAGCACCCTTATTTCCAAAATAAACAGTTTCACTCGCTTCATCGTGGTGGCTCTGCTTGCTGTGATGGTCGTAGCGGTATTCCTGCAGGTGCTGTTCCGGTTTTTCCTGGACCAGCCGCTTGCCTGGACGGAGGAGCTCGCCCGTTATTTGCTGATTTGGATCACCTTTCTCGGCTCAGCCTATGCGATGGCCATCAGAGCCCATATCGGCACCGAATATATTCAGAAGTTTTTGTCTCCTTTGATGAACAAGATCGTCCTGAGTCTTGCTGCGATTCTTAGCATTTTCTTTTTTGTGGTCATGGTTCAACAAGGGTATGCCTTGGCTGCGCGAAGCATGACGCAGACCTCCCCCACTCTGCTCGTTCCCATGGGCTACGTCTACATGGTGATTCCGATCAGCGGTGTCCTGCTCATCATGAACGTTCTCCATGTAACTTGGAAAGATATCACCGGGAAGGAGTGA
- a CDS encoding PH domain-containing protein, whose product MGLFDGLMGNASEVSVAEAQNEFGHILGRNERIEKAYRLIRDLFIFTDKRLILIDKQGLTGKKVEFHSIPYKSITHFSIETAGSFDLDAELKIYISGSQMPLQRQFNKNLNIYEVQSVLADYVLK is encoded by the coding sequence ATGGGGTTGTTTGACGGGTTAATGGGGAATGCGTCAGAGGTCAGTGTCGCCGAGGCTCAGAATGAATTTGGCCACATTCTCGGACGAAATGAACGGATTGAGAAAGCGTACCGCTTGATTCGGGATCTTTTTATCTTTACGGATAAACGATTGATTCTGATTGACAAACAGGGGCTGACAGGAAAAAAGGTGGAGTTTCATTCCATCCCGTACAAAAGCATTACCCACTTCAGCATTGAAACGGCGGGCAGCTTTGACCTGGATGCGGAACTCAAAATCTACATTTCCGGCAGCCAGATGCCACTGCAAAGGCAATTCAACAAAAATCTGAACATCTATGAGGTTCAGAGTGTACTGGCGGATTACGTACTGAAGTAA
- a CDS encoding FAD-binding oxidoreductase, which produces MDYIQQLKDWLGDERVTTNPTVLEHHSHDESYHTPHLPDVVVFPQSAQEVSEIMKLASERHIAVTPFGLGSSLEGHAIPYHGGISLDFSLMNQVLEVRPQDFLVRVQPGVTRTQLNKELKKHGLFFSVDPGADATLGGMAATNASGTTSVRYGVMRDNVRDLEVVLADGRIIHTGSMTAKSSSGYHLTGLFVGSEGTLGVFTELTLRVYGIPEATMASRACFPTVQDAVDTVVDILSAGIPVARIELIDERSIRQVNAYKETSYPENPTLFIEFHGSEQGLSHDVEFAQTIAGEHGCTEFLFETDSKARAQLWDVRHNMAYAFIHKSPGKKMMVTDVCVPFSELAGAVVDARAAIDGSGLDGAILGHVGDGNYHVILMIDLNDPAEVANAEKLNAHLVEYALSRGGTCTGEHGVGVGKAKYQRIEHGAALDVMQSMKHVLDPTGILNPGKIFGA; this is translated from the coding sequence GTGGATTACATTCAACAATTAAAGGATTGGCTGGGAGACGAGCGTGTCACGACAAACCCGACCGTTCTCGAACATCACAGTCACGATGAATCGTATCACACGCCACATTTGCCGGATGTCGTGGTGTTTCCGCAATCGGCCCAAGAGGTCAGCGAAATCATGAAGCTGGCGAGCGAGCGGCACATCGCTGTCACCCCGTTTGGATTGGGAAGCAGCCTGGAAGGACACGCGATTCCTTACCATGGCGGGATCAGCCTGGATTTTTCTCTGATGAATCAAGTGCTGGAGGTTCGCCCGCAGGATTTTTTAGTTCGGGTGCAGCCAGGTGTGACGCGCACACAGCTCAACAAGGAGCTGAAAAAGCACGGACTATTTTTCTCAGTGGATCCAGGAGCCGACGCTACATTAGGCGGAATGGCGGCGACGAATGCGAGCGGCACCACATCCGTTCGTTACGGCGTGATGAGGGATAATGTGCGCGACCTGGAAGTCGTGCTGGCAGATGGACGAATCATCCACACCGGGAGCATGACGGCAAAATCATCGTCTGGCTATCATTTGACCGGACTTTTCGTGGGATCGGAAGGGACGCTCGGCGTCTTCACGGAGTTGACGTTGCGGGTATACGGGATTCCAGAGGCAACAATGGCGTCGCGTGCCTGCTTCCCTACCGTTCAGGATGCAGTAGATACGGTAGTGGACATCCTTTCAGCAGGTATTCCGGTAGCGCGCATTGAGTTGATTGACGAGCGCTCCATCCGTCAGGTGAATGCTTACAAGGAAACCAGCTATCCGGAAAATCCTACGCTGTTTATCGAGTTTCATGGAAGCGAACAGGGTCTTTCGCACGATGTCGAGTTTGCCCAAACGATCGCGGGCGAGCACGGATGCACGGAGTTCCTGTTTGAGACAGATTCCAAAGCGCGGGCGCAGCTGTGGGATGTGCGACACAACATGGCGTACGCCTTTATCCACAAGTCACCGGGGAAAAAGATGATGGTGACCGATGTATGCGTCCCGTTTTCAGAGCTTGCCGGTGCCGTCGTCGATGCGAGAGCTGCCATCGATGGATCGGGCTTGGACGGTGCAATCCTGGGTCACGTCGGAGATGGCAATTATCACGTCATTTTGATGATCGATCTGAACGATCCGGCTGAAGTGGCGAATGCCGAGAAGCTGAATGCCCATCTCGTGGAGTACGCGCTCAGCCGAGGCGGGACGTGCACGGGAGAACACGGCGTCGGCGTGGGTAAAGCCAAGTACCAACGCATCGAGCATGGAGCAGCACTCGATGTCATGCAATCGATGAAACACGTATTGGACCCGACTGGCATTTTGAACCCGGGGAAAATTTTTGGAGCGTAA
- a CDS encoding methyl-accepting chemotaxis protein → MKASLRRKLIVVMCLLLVISLGTVCGASYWSSSKLLASSLDKEAELAASNLSIRIDSFFQEKIGIVETIGEMISSDNNFDHDLKLIQEAQKKNPEFETFFFSYDLSGTKVINFKGEETNPSDRPHFQEAGKGEGKIIVSEPVISQRTGNNIVTVIVPLMKDNRQYGYVGSTIPINEIQKTVSMEKFGQSGYAFLVSKKGTYIWHPTADLILKESLLKTNIPELQTAFEAIQQGNHGIIQYKQNEMAQFASFASTKMNWGVFITAPTVELHAPVNELSIKLVVISLAVLIIGILLVYFLAVRLVKPIQRLNHAVNVVAQGNLTETVTVEGKDEIAVLSRDFNQTVSHLKDLIEGVSLSSDQVLRFTQEVSAGIEHATDNVNRIGASIAQISEGSQAQANSSSEVALSMNDMAVGIVKIAETSSYVSEAAREATSQAEQGTAVVEQAVRQMGSIGEGTSKAAEAIERLNGRSKEIEGILDTISQLTSQINLLALNASIEAARAGEHGRGFAVVAGEVKNLANQSEASASQIAQLISEIQQDTRHAVEVMNEGNQNAQEGIQLIEEVRDIFAHILDSSRNVAGHILEVSAASEQMSAGSEQVSASVDEMHHIAKHASEDAQTVVEATAEQLQAIQEIADSVERLKAVAEELQHGVGKFTL, encoded by the coding sequence ATGAAAGCTAGCTTAAGGAGAAAGTTGATTGTCGTCATGTGTCTGCTCCTGGTCATCAGCCTCGGTACCGTGTGCGGTGCCAGCTATTGGAGCTCCTCAAAGCTATTGGCTTCCAGCTTGGATAAGGAAGCTGAACTGGCTGCGAGTAACCTTTCCATCCGAATCGACAGTTTCTTCCAAGAGAAAATTGGGATCGTTGAAACCATAGGAGAGATGATTTCATCCGATAACAATTTTGATCACGACCTGAAGCTGATCCAAGAGGCCCAAAAGAAAAATCCAGAGTTTGAGACATTTTTCTTTTCCTATGACTTAAGTGGCACAAAGGTTATCAACTTCAAAGGGGAAGAGACCAATCCTTCTGACCGTCCTCACTTTCAGGAAGCCGGCAAGGGGGAAGGGAAGATCATTGTCTCTGAGCCTGTGATCTCGCAGCGGACAGGCAATAACATCGTGACCGTCATTGTTCCGTTGATGAAGGACAATCGCCAGTATGGCTATGTCGGTTCCACGATTCCGATCAATGAAATTCAAAAGACCGTTTCCATGGAAAAATTCGGGCAAAGCGGCTATGCCTTTTTGGTCAGCAAAAAGGGAACGTACATCTGGCATCCCACTGCCGACTTGATCTTGAAGGAATCGCTATTGAAAACCAATATTCCAGAGCTTCAGACAGCATTTGAAGCGATCCAGCAAGGAAACCATGGAATCATTCAATACAAACAGAATGAAATGGCGCAATTTGCTTCATTCGCCAGCACGAAAATGAACTGGGGCGTATTCATTACGGCTCCGACAGTCGAGCTGCATGCTCCGGTAAATGAACTGTCCATCAAACTGGTGGTCATTTCTCTGGCAGTTCTCATCATCGGCATCTTGCTCGTGTACTTCCTGGCCGTCCGTTTGGTCAAGCCTATCCAGCGCCTGAATCATGCAGTCAACGTCGTGGCACAAGGCAATTTGACGGAAACGGTGACAGTGGAAGGGAAAGACGAGATCGCCGTATTGTCGCGTGACTTTAACCAGACGGTTTCGCACCTGAAGGATTTGATTGAAGGAGTATCGCTGTCGTCTGACCAGGTGCTGCGGTTTACACAGGAAGTTTCCGCAGGTATTGAGCATGCGACTGATAACGTCAACCGAATTGGGGCCTCCATCGCTCAAATTTCCGAAGGGTCACAGGCACAGGCTAACAGCTCTTCAGAAGTGGCTTTGTCCATGAACGATATGGCCGTAGGTATCGTGAAAATTGCGGAGACCTCTTCATACGTATCCGAAGCGGCACGTGAGGCAACCTCGCAAGCAGAACAAGGTACGGCGGTCGTAGAGCAGGCCGTGAGACAAATGGGCAGCATCGGAGAAGGCACCAGCAAAGCTGCAGAAGCGATCGAGCGACTCAATGGACGTTCCAAAGAAATTGAGGGAATCCTCGATACCATCAGTCAATTGACATCGCAAATCAATTTGCTTGCGCTGAACGCTTCCATCGAGGCGGCACGCGCCGGCGAGCATGGGCGTGGCTTTGCGGTCGTGGCAGGCGAAGTGAAGAACCTCGCCAATCAATCGGAAGCATCGGCATCCCAAATTGCCCAGCTGATTAGCGAAATCCAGCAGGATACCCGCCATGCGGTTGAAGTAATGAACGAGGGGAATCAAAACGCGCAGGAAGGCATTCAGCTCATCGAAGAAGTGCGCGACATTTTCGCTCATATCCTCGATTCGTCCCGTAATGTGGCTGGACACATCCTGGAGGTTTCAGCGGCATCAGAACAAATGTCTGCGGGATCGGAGCAAGTCAGCGCATCCGTCGACGAAATGCATCATATTGCCAAGCACGCCTCCGAAGATGCACAGACGGTTGTCGAGGCGACAGCAGAACAGCTGCAAGCGATTCAGGAGATTGCTGATTCGGTGGAGCGTTTGAAAGCCGTAGCGGAAGAACTGCAGCACGGTGTAGGCAAGTTCACCCTGTAA